One region of Luteolibacter yonseiensis genomic DNA includes:
- a CDS encoding SUMF1/EgtB/PvdO family nonheme iron enzyme: MNPAPDERHLGEYRLRELLAENATTRTWLAEQISVARLVLVDELTDENERGNFLADVRAKAGVDHPLVGSVYEAVAEPGACFYAHELLPGTTLEQRRLANDPFPPARLAMILRRVSEAHLQHESLGQATSPMGLDAVYLDEHAVIRLKNLAIAGIRTPEESVRDVFHLGHALVPLVASTKPGATRLLTLLSWMRGEGLEGPLTWAQTRDFCMQIEHQLADPPSVLTPTKGGSRSRKKLPASVIFGATAAVLVGIVAVSMTLRPPLPTAPPRAKLPDAVPVPAGEHPTPDDSQETLPAFRISAHEVTIGQYEEFLTALSILAKEKRADIFDPASQPKDKPGHIPDDWDSLLAAAKSNGSWKNQPVTLDSPVTGVDWWDASAYAEWKKARLPTQEEWFAALSQQLPDPATIPTSSFAPVSPGTADRTPTGLLGMAGSACEWTAKPAPDPANPLGEKLWVIIGGSYLKSGSNALTREWTADRGLRRPDLGFRVVFE; the protein is encoded by the coding sequence ATGAATCCCGCTCCTGACGAACGCCACCTCGGCGAATACCGCCTGCGGGAGCTCCTCGCGGAAAACGCCACCACCCGCACCTGGCTCGCCGAGCAGATCTCTGTCGCCCGGCTCGTGCTCGTGGATGAACTCACGGACGAGAACGAGCGGGGGAATTTCCTCGCGGATGTCCGCGCGAAGGCCGGCGTCGACCATCCGCTCGTCGGTTCCGTATATGAGGCTGTCGCCGAGCCGGGAGCGTGTTTCTATGCGCACGAACTGCTGCCCGGCACCACCTTGGAGCAGCGGAGGCTGGCGAACGATCCTTTCCCTCCCGCACGCCTGGCCATGATCCTGCGCCGGGTTTCCGAGGCTCACCTCCAGCACGAGTCGCTCGGCCAGGCCACCTCGCCCATGGGACTGGATGCCGTCTATCTGGATGAACACGCCGTCATCCGCCTGAAAAATCTCGCCATCGCCGGCATCCGGACTCCCGAAGAATCGGTGAGGGACGTTTTCCACCTCGGCCACGCCCTGGTCCCGCTCGTGGCATCCACAAAACCGGGAGCCACCCGGCTGCTCACGCTTCTGAGCTGGATGCGCGGCGAGGGTCTTGAAGGTCCGCTCACCTGGGCGCAAACACGGGATTTCTGCATGCAGATCGAGCACCAGCTCGCCGATCCTCCCTCCGTCCTCACACCGACCAAGGGCGGCTCCCGCTCGAGGAAAAAACTACCCGCCTCCGTCATCTTCGGGGCCACGGCCGCCGTTCTCGTCGGCATCGTCGCGGTCTCCATGACCCTCCGGCCGCCGCTACCCACCGCGCCACCCCGCGCGAAGCTGCCGGATGCCGTGCCCGTCCCTGCCGGAGAGCATCCGACGCCCGACGACAGCCAGGAAACCTTGCCCGCTTTCCGCATCTCCGCCCACGAAGTCACCATCGGCCAATACGAGGAATTTCTCACCGCCCTCTCCATCCTCGCCAAGGAAAAGCGCGCGGACATCTTCGATCCCGCCAGCCAACCCAAGGACAAGCCCGGTCACATTCCGGATGATTGGGACTCCCTTCTCGCAGCCGCGAAATCCAATGGCAGTTGGAAAAACCAGCCTGTCACGCTCGACTCGCCCGTCACGGGGGTCGATTGGTGGGACGCATCCGCCTACGCCGAGTGGAAAAAAGCCCGTCTTCCCACCCAAGAGGAATGGTTCGCCGCCCTCAGCCAGCAACTGCCGGACCCTGCCACCATCCCCACTTCCTCTTTCGCGCCGGTCTCCCCCGGAACCGCCGATCGCACTCCGACCGGCCTTCTGGGAATGGCGGGCAGTGCCTGCGAGTGGACGGCAAAACCCGCGCCGGATCCAGCCAATCCCCTGGGCGAGAAACTCTGGGTCATCATCGGCGGCTCCTACCTGAAGTCCGGCAGCAACGCCCTCACCCGCGAGTGGACCGCGGATCGCGGCCTGCGCCGCCCGGATCTGGGATTCCGGGTGGTCTTCGAGTGA
- a CDS encoding response regulator transcription factor, giving the protein MPPTTKEKPIRLILIEDHADFRESVSMVLEERGGYQCVGGFSTMEDALEALRGGLEADLVLSDLGLPGMSGIAGIRKVREILPHARVLVLTAFTDKAKVFAALEAGAHGYLVKAGSAARLMDTLEEVLAGGTPLDPKIAGMILQTFRQLSPIPEAEALSSRECEVLQLSAKGMNRQEIADELKISQHSATEYIKRSFDKLHVRSLPAAVSEAIRRGFLDLS; this is encoded by the coding sequence ATGCCACCGACGACCAAGGAAAAACCGATCCGGCTCATTCTGATCGAGGACCATGCGGATTTCCGCGAATCCGTTTCCATGGTTCTTGAAGAACGCGGAGGCTACCAATGCGTCGGTGGTTTTTCCACCATGGAGGACGCGCTCGAAGCCCTGAGGGGCGGTCTGGAGGCGGATCTCGTGCTTTCCGATCTGGGGCTGCCCGGCATGAGCGGCATCGCCGGCATCCGCAAGGTACGGGAAATCCTGCCCCATGCCCGGGTGCTGGTGCTCACGGCGTTCACCGACAAGGCCAAGGTATTCGCCGCGCTGGAGGCCGGGGCACACGGCTATCTGGTGAAGGCCGGCAGCGCCGCCCGCCTGATGGATACCTTGGAGGAAGTGCTCGCGGGCGGCACGCCGCTGGACCCGAAGATCGCGGGTATGATCCTGCAAACCTTCCGCCAGCTCAGCCCCATTCCCGAGGCGGAGGCCCTTTCCTCGCGCGAGTGCGAGGTGCTCCAGCTTTCGGCCAAGGGGATGAACCGCCAGGAAATCGCCGATGAATTGAAAATCAGCCAGCACTCCGCCACGGAGTACATCAAGCGCAGCTTCGACAAACTTCACGTCCGCAGCCTGCCCGCCGCCGTGAGCGAGGCGATCCGCAGGGGATTTCTCGATTTATCCTGA
- a CDS encoding histidine kinase translates to MNGFPGLLRYFCVSLLAATGVVAAEATWDSRLTEVFSNRWKVVQKQLGELNPELEKLPNIPIDDQGGTGGYVGNYQQAGPSQDSQMGVEVRWRDTPVVDLVALVPARRYDANGLDPQYGLPEDFTVELLDGSGAVIREVASERSTSGNLVRKGLPFVYKVEPPVAAAGLRITAARLKPDPENKGQFIHAWAEAMVFSGARNIAYAAEVRSLGGGTPSTPWHWKPAFLVDGKTPLGLPEIPGEEHGNTGWMSEARESATDATSLKVDLRELATIDSVLLFPAKRPTSDLPSGFGFPRKLVISVSESAGSENWKIIATRDFANPGHNPVLVSFEPVGARQVKVEATQLWKAFDEFPAFFALSELEILSGENNLALGKGVQSPDSMSSVIAPGGRFWSTAALSDGFGPDGRLASEKEWMKLLDQRVRLETRRHDLLAESRQLVTGWRQAAQICFGLLVLAGGFLIVALPIRYRLHANRELTKVRERIAGDLHDEVGSNLGSIQMIADLAEGRSGPSAELKRIQRIAAETVSAVRDIVWLLRPTGDHRIGTVEHLRETSSIMLETLEWKFTANEEAWQVELPEESNRDLFLFFREALHNIMRHAKAATVEIHAEKVGNVFRLNISDNGVGIEPAKLERPATLRALRQRTESLGAELQVESSAETGTRLVLAVPLERRKKR, encoded by the coding sequence ATGAATGGCTTCCCGGGTTTACTGAGATACTTCTGCGTTTCCCTGCTGGCCGCGACCGGGGTGGTCGCGGCGGAGGCGACGTGGGACAGCCGGTTGACGGAGGTTTTTTCGAACCGGTGGAAGGTCGTCCAGAAGCAGCTGGGCGAACTGAATCCCGAACTGGAGAAACTGCCGAACATCCCCATCGATGACCAGGGCGGCACGGGAGGGTACGTCGGAAACTACCAACAGGCCGGTCCGTCGCAGGATTCGCAGATGGGGGTGGAGGTCCGCTGGCGGGACACGCCGGTGGTGGATCTCGTCGCACTGGTGCCCGCGCGGCGCTACGACGCGAATGGCCTGGACCCGCAGTATGGATTGCCGGAGGATTTCACCGTGGAATTGCTGGATGGCTCGGGGGCGGTCATCCGGGAGGTGGCTTCGGAAAGGAGCACGAGCGGCAATCTTGTCAGAAAAGGGCTGCCGTTTGTCTACAAGGTTGAGCCTCCGGTGGCGGCGGCGGGACTGCGGATCACCGCGGCACGCCTGAAACCGGACCCGGAGAACAAGGGGCAGTTCATCCATGCCTGGGCGGAAGCCATGGTTTTCTCCGGGGCGCGGAACATCGCTTATGCGGCGGAGGTCCGCAGCCTGGGTGGCGGCACCCCGTCCACTCCATGGCACTGGAAACCCGCTTTCCTCGTGGACGGGAAAACCCCTCTCGGGTTGCCGGAGATTCCCGGCGAGGAACACGGAAACACCGGCTGGATGTCGGAAGCGCGTGAGTCCGCCACCGATGCCACCAGCCTGAAGGTGGATCTGCGGGAGCTTGCGACGATCGATTCGGTCCTTCTGTTTCCCGCTAAGCGGCCCACGTCGGACCTGCCCAGCGGTTTCGGGTTCCCGCGCAAGCTGGTGATCTCGGTTTCCGAATCGGCCGGTTCAGAAAATTGGAAAATCATCGCGACCCGTGACTTCGCCAACCCGGGTCACAATCCGGTGCTCGTTTCATTCGAGCCGGTGGGAGCCCGCCAGGTGAAGGTCGAGGCCACGCAGTTGTGGAAGGCGTTCGATGAATTTCCGGCGTTCTTCGCCTTGAGCGAATTGGAAATCCTGTCGGGAGAGAACAATCTCGCCCTGGGCAAGGGCGTGCAATCGCCGGACAGCATGTCGAGCGTCATCGCTCCCGGAGGGCGCTTCTGGAGCACCGCCGCGTTGAGCGACGGCTTCGGTCCGGACGGCCGGCTGGCTTCGGAAAAAGAGTGGATGAAGCTGTTGGACCAGCGGGTGCGCCTTGAGACCCGGCGTCATGACCTGCTGGCGGAGTCACGCCAACTGGTGACGGGGTGGCGCCAGGCGGCGCAGATTTGTTTCGGACTGCTGGTGCTGGCGGGAGGTTTCCTGATCGTCGCCCTGCCCATCCGCTACCGTCTGCATGCGAACCGGGAACTGACGAAGGTGCGCGAACGCATCGCCGGAGACCTGCACGACGAGGTGGGCAGCAATCTCGGCAGCATCCAGATGATCGCGGATCTGGCGGAAGGAAGATCCGGTCCGTCCGCCGAGTTGAAGCGCATCCAGCGGATCGCCGCCGAGACGGTGAGCGCCGTGCGTGACATCGTCTGGCTGCTCCGGCCCACGGGGGACCACCGCATCGGCACGGTGGAACATCTGCGCGAGACGAGTTCGATCATGCTGGAGACCCTGGAGTGGAAGTTCACGGCGAATGAAGAGGCGTGGCAGGTGGAGCTGCCCGAGGAATCCAACCGCGATCTGTTCCTGTTTTTTCGCGAGGCGCTGCACAACATCATGCGCCACGCGAAGGCGGCGACCGTGGAGATCCACGCGGAGAAGGTCGGCAATGTTTTCCGCCTGAACATCTCGGATAATGGAGTGGGAATCGAGCCCGCCAAGCTCGAGCGCCCGGCCACCCTGCGCGCGTTGCGGCAGCGCACGGAGTCGCTCGGGGCGGAGCTGCAGGTGGAAAGCAGTGCGGAAACCGGGACAAGGCTGGTGCTTGCCGTGCCGTTGGAGCGGAGAAAAAAGCGTTAA
- a CDS encoding beta strand repeat-containing protein: MKPKNSPSRFIPAASSLAGTLALCLFANASAATFVWTGAGASTNLNVATNWSPNGVPASAAGNIGQFDGTAAGNLLLGTSGPSAGTNPWSVQVTAGQDSSLTIDPPSSTTNFVRLYDITIDAGAFETSGAAFSLGNGGGTPWVYLGNATAPYTNNSFTNNSAATALIQSDIRFGNGSSSSRILTFNGTGNWNVTAPLGINVTNVTGSLGIVKSGAGALTLAATNTFSDGLVLNEGTLNVNSATALGAAASTFTIAGAVTLDNTSGSAKTISNNNPQVWNSDFTFGTEAGTTLNDLGLGNGAVSLGTAAGTSRTVTTRGSAVLSVGGVVADGTTVTRIIKEGAGGLKFDGNNTYSGGTTLAAGFLHIGNNSALGAGSVTVTGGGFVPRIQGRTIANPISLAAEFIIGQPLVGNQMNFSGTIDLGGVNRTVTVADTTQALDSTISGVISNGGLTKSGGGTLILSAANTFAGPTTVSQGTLTLNNPTPLDSSSSVTINGTGAKLILSGSGTLAQPVTLTQGTIDGNGSINTLTVADGIANTVAAGNGQQSALSVGTLTFQGAASLNLTKDGPFGGQQLYVTDLATSSSADVVVTVASSTGVWQDNVDYSLIEFTNYPSAPDASHFTLVPPVGLNPSQQASLVRTETGLVLRITTNAILWTGSTNSNWLVGGPTNWLKNDEAIAYSDTEAVLFDDTSGVFGVNITGSVGPLAAIFTNDFNDYTVTSTGAVGIASGSLTKNGFAKVTIANTNSYTGATVITGGTLEVSGSIASSSTLAVANNAKLVFDLAGPSNVYSSPITGGGAVVKNGNGSLTLSGASTVTGGFTLNAGTLNINSPSALGGGSGVVEINGGILDNTSGGAIATTSNKPQAWNGDFNFTGTGNLDMGTGNVTLGGGGDRIVTVGGAGDILTVGEIKSGTQGLTLTGGGTLVATSIGSFGDASKIGGTLTVNGGTTLQINRSNGNSLTTTGDFVAAGLAGTGTITSGATATERSLQINNAVDNTFGGTIADGSTAALALNKQGVGTLTLTGTSSYTGPTVVGGGIINVRSNNALGNSRVRILAQGAGLQLQGGISLPATVTYLTSNDGTGVGGTGYAIANVSGDNTINGVITMTSGAGGTRIQSDSGSLTLAGNITNDQARTLTLHGVSTGANTVSGVIINGTGVNSLTKAGSGLWILTGSNTYTGVTTISEGTLQLGNGTTDGTIAMSSSVVNNASLVYNWAASHTAGYVISGTGSVTKNGAGTATLTGVNTYTGTTTVNAGELAVTGNSIADTGTVVINAGKVNLTGSETVDKLFFGGVQQPAGTYTAAGDGIHFSGAGSLIVTTGSGGPSGFGTWASNNGATGQSPSDDHDNDGVPNGVEFFVGATGSGFTALPSVVSNAGVRTITWPKSAAFTGAYEVQVSSDLGSWTSAPGGSVVDNGTSVVFTFPSGPSVRFARLVVKPS; the protein is encoded by the coding sequence ATGAAACCCAAAAACTCCCCTAGCCGTTTTATCCCCGCAGCATCGTCTTTGGCAGGCACGCTTGCTTTATGCCTTTTCGCCAACGCATCCGCCGCGACCTTCGTCTGGACCGGCGCGGGTGCCAGCACGAACCTGAACGTCGCCACCAACTGGAGTCCCAACGGCGTTCCGGCGTCCGCCGCCGGGAACATCGGTCAATTCGACGGGACCGCCGCCGGGAATCTTCTCCTCGGAACAAGCGGCCCGAGCGCGGGCACCAACCCGTGGAGCGTCCAGGTGACGGCGGGGCAGGATTCCTCGCTCACCATCGACCCTCCCTCCAGCACCACGAATTTCGTGCGGCTCTATGACATCACGATCGACGCCGGGGCCTTCGAGACCTCGGGCGCCGCCTTTTCCTTGGGAAATGGCGGGGGTACCCCGTGGGTCTACCTCGGCAATGCCACCGCACCGTACACCAACAATTCATTCACCAACAATTCCGCAGCCACGGCGCTGATCCAGTCGGACATCCGGTTCGGCAACGGCAGTTCCAGCAGCCGCATCCTGACCTTCAACGGCACGGGAAATTGGAACGTGACGGCCCCTCTGGGCATCAACGTCACCAATGTCACGGGTTCCCTCGGTATCGTGAAGAGCGGAGCGGGAGCCCTCACCCTGGCGGCCACGAACACCTTCTCCGACGGTCTCGTGCTGAATGAAGGCACGCTGAATGTCAATTCGGCCACCGCGCTGGGCGCGGCCGCCAGCACATTCACCATCGCCGGAGCAGTCACACTCGACAATACCAGCGGATCGGCCAAGACGATCTCCAACAACAACCCGCAGGTTTGGAACAGCGACTTCACGTTCGGCACGGAAGCGGGCACCACCTTGAACGACCTCGGTTTGGGGAATGGCGCGGTCAGCCTGGGCACGGCGGCCGGCACGAGCCGCACCGTGACCACCCGCGGAAGCGCCGTGTTGAGTGTCGGCGGTGTGGTGGCGGATGGCACCACCGTGACACGCATCATCAAGGAAGGAGCCGGCGGACTGAAATTCGACGGAAACAACACCTACAGCGGGGGAACCACCCTGGCGGCCGGTTTTCTCCACATCGGAAACAATTCCGCACTGGGTGCCGGCTCAGTGACGGTGACCGGCGGTGGTTTTGTGCCCCGGATCCAGGGCCGCACGATCGCCAACCCGATCTCGCTGGCGGCGGAGTTCATCATCGGCCAGCCGCTGGTCGGAAACCAGATGAACTTCTCGGGAACCATCGACCTCGGAGGTGTCAACCGCACCGTGACCGTGGCGGATACGACCCAGGCGTTGGATTCCACGATTTCCGGTGTGATTTCAAACGGCGGCCTTACCAAAAGCGGCGGCGGCACCTTGATCCTGTCCGCAGCGAATACTTTCGCAGGTCCGACCACCGTCAGCCAGGGAACCCTCACCCTGAACAACCCCACTCCGCTGGATTCCTCAAGCTCGGTGACCATCAACGGTACCGGCGCGAAGCTGATTCTCAGCGGCTCGGGAACGCTCGCCCAACCTGTCACCCTCACCCAGGGAACCATCGACGGCAACGGGAGCATCAACACGCTCACGGTCGCGGACGGAATCGCCAACACCGTGGCCGCAGGGAACGGCCAGCAAAGCGCCCTCAGTGTGGGCACCCTGACCTTCCAGGGAGCGGCTTCGTTGAACCTGACGAAAGACGGCCCGTTCGGCGGCCAACAGTTGTATGTCACCGACCTTGCGACGAGTTCCTCGGCTGATGTCGTGGTGACCGTCGCTTCCTCCACCGGAGTGTGGCAGGACAACGTGGACTACAGCCTGATCGAATTCACGAACTATCCGTCCGCTCCCGACGCATCGCACTTCACGCTGGTGCCTCCCGTCGGCCTGAACCCGAGCCAACAGGCGTCGCTGGTCAGAACAGAAACCGGGCTCGTCCTGCGGATCACCACCAATGCCATCCTGTGGACGGGATCGACGAACTCGAACTGGTTGGTGGGAGGTCCCACCAACTGGTTGAAAAACGACGAGGCGATCGCGTATTCCGACACCGAGGCGGTGCTTTTCGATGATACCTCCGGCGTTTTCGGCGTGAACATCACGGGAAGTGTCGGCCCGTTGGCGGCGATTTTCACCAACGATTTCAACGATTACACGGTGACGAGCACGGGGGCTGTCGGAATCGCGTCCGGCTCGCTGACGAAGAACGGTTTCGCGAAGGTGACGATCGCCAACACCAACTCCTACACCGGAGCGACCGTCATCACCGGAGGAACGCTGGAAGTCAGCGGCTCGATCGCCAGCAGTTCGACCCTCGCCGTCGCGAACAACGCAAAACTGGTTTTTGATCTGGCAGGCCCATCGAACGTGTATTCGAGCCCCATCACCGGCGGCGGTGCCGTGGTCAAGAATGGAAATGGCAGCCTGACCCTCTCCGGCGCGAGCACGGTCACCGGCGGCTTCACGCTGAATGCCGGCACCCTCAACATCAACAGCCCCTCCGCCCTCGGCGGAGGATCGGGAGTGGTCGAGATCAACGGCGGCATCCTCGACAACACCAGCGGCGGAGCGATCGCAACCACCTCCAACAAGCCTCAGGCATGGAACGGAGACTTCAACTTCACCGGCACCGGCAATCTCGACATGGGCACCGGCAACGTGACCCTCGGCGGTGGTGGAGACCGCATCGTGACGGTTGGCGGAGCTGGTGACATCCTCACGGTTGGAGAAATCAAGTCCGGCACCCAGGGACTCACCCTCACAGGCGGAGGAACGCTCGTCGCAACCAGCATCGGCAGTTTCGGGGATGCCAGCAAGATCGGCGGCACCCTCACCGTGAACGGCGGCACCACCCTGCAGATCAACCGCAGCAATGGAAACTCCCTGACAACGACAGGCGACTTTGTCGCGGCCGGCCTTGCGGGGACGGGAACGATCACCAGCGGAGCCACCGCCACCGAGCGCTCCCTGCAGATCAACAACGCCGTCGACAACACCTTCGGCGGCACGATCGCCGACGGCAGCACCGCGGCCCTGGCCTTGAACAAACAAGGCGTGGGGACCCTCACCCTCACGGGGACGAGTTCCTATACCGGCCCCACGGTGGTCGGCGGCGGTATCATCAATGTGAGGAGCAACAACGCCCTGGGCAACAGCCGTGTCCGGATCCTCGCCCAAGGTGCCGGATTGCAACTCCAAGGTGGAATCAGCCTTCCCGCCACGGTGACGTATCTGACGAGCAACGACGGCACGGGTGTCGGCGGCACCGGTTACGCCATTGCCAACGTCAGCGGTGACAACACCATCAACGGCGTGATCACGATGACCAGCGGCGCCGGAGGCACCCGCATCCAGTCGGACAGCGGCAGCCTCACCCTTGCCGGAAACATCACCAACGACCAGGCCCGCACGCTGACCCTGCACGGTGTTTCCACGGGAGCGAACACCGTCAGCGGGGTGATCATCAACGGCACCGGCGTGAACTCGCTGACCAAAGCCGGATCGGGCCTCTGGATATTGACGGGATCCAATACCTATACCGGTGTCACCACCATCAGCGAGGGCACCTTGCAACTGGGTAACGGCACCACGGATGGCACGATCGCGATGAGCAGCAGCGTCGTCAACAACGCCTCCCTCGTCTACAACTGGGCCGCGAGCCACACCGCGGGATATGTCATCAGCGGCACCGGTTCGGTCACCAAGAACGGGGCCGGCACCGCCACCTTGACCGGGGTGAACACCTATACCGGCACCACCACCGTCAACGCCGGGGAACTCGCCGTCACCGGCAATTCCATCGCGGACACGGGAACGGTCGTCATCAATGCCGGAAAAGTGAATCTGACGGGATCCGAAACCGTGGACAAACTCTTCTTCGGCGGCGTCCAGCAGCCAGCGGGAACCTACACCGCCGCAGGCGACGGAATCCACTTCTCGGGTGCGGGAAGCCTCATCGTCACCACCGGCTCGGGTGGCCCGTCCGGTTTTGGCACCTGGGCTTCGAACAACGGAGCCACCGGCCAATCCCCAAGCGATGACCATGACAACGACGGCGTGCCAAACGGTGTGGAGTTCTTCGTCGGTGCCACCGGCAGCGGTTTCACCGCCCTTCCTTCGGTGGTGTCGAACGCGGGTGTGAGAACGATCACATGGCCGAAGAGCGCGGCCTTCACCGGAGCCTACGAGGTGCAGGTCTCGTCCGACCTCGGCAGCTGGACCTCCGCTCCTGGCGGATCGGTGGTCGATAACGGCACCTCGGTCGTCTTCACATTCCCCTCGGGACCGAGCGTCCGCTTCGCCCGCCTGGTCGTGAAACCAAGCTGA
- a CDS encoding dienelactone hydrolase family protein gives MDSRKTAQDFPQELIDLYDEYVHGQVDRRGFLDRASRFAIGGVTAAGLLAALSPRYAWAEQVPKDDGRIRTSYETYESPAGGGKIKGYLARPAKAEGKLPGVIVIHENRGLNPYIEDVTRRLAIEGFAAFAPDALTPLGGYPGNDDEGRTMQAKRKKEEMEEDFIAAAKWLQARDFCGGKIGAVGFCFGGGMANTLAVRLPEIITAAVPFYGGQPPAEDVPKIKAALLLQYAELDQRVNAGWPVYEEALKKAGVKYEAFIYPGVNHGFHNDTTPRYDEPAAKLAWQRTVDFFKSRLAAGDVK, from the coding sequence ATGGACTCCAGAAAAACCGCCCAGGATTTCCCGCAGGAACTCATCGATCTCTATGACGAATATGTCCACGGCCAGGTGGACCGGCGTGGCTTCCTGGACCGCGCCTCGCGCTTCGCGATCGGTGGCGTCACGGCGGCGGGCCTGCTCGCCGCGCTCAGTCCGAGATATGCCTGGGCGGAACAGGTGCCGAAGGACGACGGACGGATCAGGACCTCCTACGAAACCTATGAGTCCCCGGCTGGCGGAGGAAAGATCAAGGGCTACCTCGCCCGCCCCGCGAAAGCAGAAGGCAAGCTGCCCGGCGTCATCGTCATCCACGAGAACCGCGGGTTGAATCCTTACATCGAGGACGTGACCCGGCGTCTCGCGATCGAGGGTTTCGCCGCCTTCGCGCCGGACGCGCTCACGCCGCTCGGAGGTTATCCGGGCAATGACGACGAGGGCCGCACGATGCAGGCCAAGCGCAAGAAGGAAGAGATGGAGGAGGATTTCATTGCCGCGGCCAAGTGGTTGCAGGCGCGGGATTTCTGCGGCGGCAAGATCGGGGCGGTCGGATTCTGCTTCGGCGGCGGGATGGCGAACACCCTGGCGGTGCGCCTGCCGGAAATCATCACGGCCGCCGTTCCATTCTATGGAGGCCAGCCACCGGCGGAGGATGTGCCGAAGATCAAGGCAGCGCTGCTGCTCCAATATGCGGAACTCGACCAGAGGGTGAACGCCGGCTGGCCGGTCTACGAGGAGGCGCTGAAAAAAGCCGGGGTGAAGTACGAAGCCTTCATCTACCCGGGAGTGAACCACGGCTTCCACAATGACACCACCCCGCGCTATGACGAACCCGCCGCGAAACTGGCGTGGCAGCGGACGGTGGATTTCTTCAAAAGCCGGCTGGCGGCCGGTGATGTGAAGTGA
- a CDS encoding serine/threonine-protein kinase: MNNSTLTDMPVTTEADKETGCPRCGTPLTGSVVDGLCARCLGALNFDTLTQIGGVSDMSYAVPTVEELADFFPQLDVLALIGRGGMGVVYKARQKSLHRHVALKLLAPERAGDPMFARRFANEARSLAALNHPHIVSVHDFGEAGGYFYLLMEFVDGVNLRQLIDSRRLSPDEALGIITPVCDALQAAHERGIVHRDVKPENLLIDRNGIVKIADFGIARMMDEPVADGAHPLPQDPSAAHTLAAGTPDYAAPEQRASAPSDHRADIYSLGVVLYEMITGQRPGNGVITPPSKRAAVDMGIDEVLLKALQREPDQRFRTVAEFREHFEEAKGRTERSGTPQASSPWWRRRGPAMIAFAVLVVGIIAGLMTTDPPAHKPDLRSPQISREGLPEKGYPLDLAYRDFNDAFMELQSARAVQVIGRADGSPAPPDHDEKVKKMEALVQQLRERILRISEGKH, translated from the coding sequence ATGAACAATTCCACCCTGACAGACATGCCCGTGACGACAGAGGCGGATAAGGAAACCGGATGCCCACGCTGCGGCACTCCGCTGACGGGAAGCGTCGTGGACGGATTGTGCGCGCGCTGCCTGGGCGCGCTGAACTTCGACACGCTCACGCAGATAGGAGGAGTGTCGGACATGTCCTACGCTGTTCCCACTGTGGAAGAGCTGGCGGATTTTTTCCCCCAACTCGACGTGCTGGCCCTCATCGGGCGCGGCGGGATGGGGGTGGTTTACAAGGCCCGGCAGAAATCGCTGCACCGGCATGTCGCGCTGAAGCTGCTCGCTCCGGAACGGGCGGGCGACCCCATGTTCGCACGGCGGTTCGCGAACGAGGCGAGATCGCTCGCGGCGCTGAACCATCCCCACATCGTCAGCGTGCATGATTTCGGCGAGGCCGGCGGATACTTTTACCTGCTGATGGAATTCGTGGACGGGGTGAACCTGCGGCAGCTCATCGACAGCCGGCGTCTGTCCCCGGACGAGGCGCTGGGGATCATCACCCCGGTCTGCGACGCGTTGCAGGCTGCGCATGAGCGCGGCATCGTCCACCGCGATGTGAAACCGGAGAATCTGCTCATCGACCGCAACGGCATCGTGAAAATCGCGGATTTCGGGATCGCCCGGATGATGGACGAGCCGGTCGCGGATGGAGCGCACCCGCTTCCGCAGGATCCGTCCGCGGCACACACCCTCGCCGCCGGGACGCCGGACTATGCCGCTCCCGAGCAACGTGCCTCCGCCCCCTCCGACCACCGCGCGGACATCTATTCGCTCGGCGTGGTGCTGTATGAAATGATCACCGGCCAGCGCCCCGGCAACGGAGTGATCACCCCGCCATCAAAACGCGCGGCGGTGGATATGGGGATCGATGAGGTCCTGCTGAAGGCGTTGCAGAGAGAACCGGACCAACGCTTCCGGACCGTCGCGGAATTCCGCGAGCATTTCGAGGAAGCGAAAGGGCGGACGGAACGGAGCGGAACACCTCAGGCATCCTCTCCATGGTGGCGGAGGCGCGGACCGGCAATGATTGCCTTCGCTGTCTTGGTGGTGGGGATCATCGCAGGGCTGATGACAACCGATCCACCTGCCCATAAACCCGATCTCCGTTCTCCGCAAATTTCCCGGGAAGGGCTGCCGGAGAAAGGATACCCCCTGGATCTGGCATATCGGGACTTCAACGACGCCTTCATGGAATTGCAGTCGGCGCGGGCGGTCCAGGTCATCGGCAGGGCGGACGGATCTCCCGCTCCTCCGGACCATGATGAGAAAGTGAAAAAAATGGAAGCCCTGGTCCAACAGCTGCGGGAGAGGATCCTCCGGATTTCGGAAGGGAAGCATTGA